tcacccatgagtactggatgatTTACTTCGATGGGTTAGTCATGGCATCCGACtcgagggctagagtggttctgatctccccggatgggagcaggctccgctacgtGACCCGTCTCCAATTTTTAGCCTCGAACAACGCTGTGgagtacaaggccctcatcaatggactatgcgTTGCCGTTGAGCTCGGCGCCACGCGACTGTATGTCCGCGGTGACTCAGaattggtcatcgaccaagtcatgaaggagttctcctgcaagagccctctcatggtggagtactgccaagaggtgcccAAGCTCGAGGGCAAGTTCcgagggatcgaactgcatcatgtcccccaaaaggacaacgctGCTGCTGACTTCCTCACGAAATTGGCTGCCAGGAGGGTTttgtctctagatggggtcttcatcaatgattaCCCTGAGCCATCTGCCCGCATTGTGGAGGATCTGACTCCATTACGGCTCAACCCCGACAAAGTGCTCGAGGGCTCTAGTGTTTTGACGCGATCCGACCCCGACCAGGCGCTCTAGGGCTTATGCCCTAACATTCCTATCACAATGTCAACAGGCAACATGCCCCCACGCTAAGACCTAATCAACCCACAGTCCACGGCACTATTTCCCAAGAGAGAGACTATGTAGATAGGACCCTGCAATCTATCGTCTTTACCATGGCCAGTGCCCTGGCCACCCCTGCGCGTGCTGGTGCGGCGGACGCAGCACTAGACGGCCACACCGGCCAATCGGGACCTGTCCTAGCCTAGATAGCAGGCCGATCTACACCTATAGCCCTAGCGTCTACACTAGCTGAAGCTATGGTAGCAGCGGAGCTTGCGGGAGTGACGTCCATAGTGAGCGTTTGCATGCGACGGTGGCGCGACCGTATCGGCCACCCTAGACCACCATGCAGCTATATGCTATCACGAGAGTATCACTAGCTTACCCCGATCATGGCTGCAGTGATGGTTCAGTTAGAGATACCCC
The nucleotide sequence above comes from Miscanthus floridulus cultivar M001 chromosome 18, ASM1932011v1, whole genome shotgun sequence. Encoded proteins:
- the LOC136524405 gene encoding uncharacterized protein, giving the protein MDITHEYWMIYFDGLVMASDSRARVVLISPDGSRLRYVTRLQFLASNNAVEYKALINGLCVAVELGATRLYVRGDSELVIDQVMKEFSCKSPLMVEYCQEVPKLEGKFRGIELHHVPQKDNAAADFLTKLAARRVLSLDGVFINDYPEPSARIVEDLTPLRLNPDKVLEGSSVLTRSDPDQAL